One segment of Deinococcus metalli DNA contains the following:
- a CDS encoding phosphoadenylyl-sulfate reductase has translation MLDGPRSAPGNDRPGPDAFTPDTDPLDVIRWALESHPDVLMPSAFNLNGVVLIDLAVRAGYRGDVVFVDTGYHFPETLATRDRLAARYPELTFVTLNGGAHPEDGQTDPALYASDPDACCAVRKVAPLQAYLRQRAPGALLNARSRDQASTRADIPFVEDGGARVKVNPLAHWTRERLEAYAREHDLPVNPLYFDGFLSVGCWTCTRAVRPGEDARAGRWAGKGKTECGLWAGNNTL, from the coding sequence ATTCTCGACGGTCCCCGTTCGGCCCCCGGCAACGACCGGCCCGGCCCGGACGCGTTTACTCCGGACACCGATCCGCTGGACGTGATCCGCTGGGCGCTGGAGAGTCATCCGGACGTGTTGATGCCCAGCGCCTTCAACCTGAACGGCGTGGTGCTGATCGACCTCGCGGTACGGGCCGGATACCGCGGCGACGTGGTGTTCGTGGATACCGGCTACCACTTCCCGGAGACGCTGGCGACCCGCGACCGGCTGGCCGCGCGCTACCCCGAGCTGACCTTCGTGACCCTGAACGGCGGCGCGCACCCCGAGGACGGCCAGACCGACCCGGCGCTGTACGCCAGCGATCCCGACGCGTGCTGCGCGGTGCGCAAGGTCGCTCCGCTGCAGGCGTACCTGCGTCAGCGTGCCCCGGGCGCGCTGCTGAACGCCCGCAGCCGCGACCAGGCGAGCACCCGCGCCGACATCCCCTTCGTGGAGGACGGCGGCGCGCGCGTGAAGGTCAATCCGCTGGCGCACTGGACGCGCGAGCGCCTGGAGGCCTACGCCCGCGAGCACGACCTGCCGGTGAATCCGCTGTACTTCGACGGGTTCCTGAGCGTGGGCTGCTGGACGTGCACGCGCGCCGTGCGCCCCGGCGAGGACGCCCGCGCGGGCCGCTGGGCCGGCAAGGGCAAGACCGAGTGTGGCCTGTGGGCCGGGAACAACACGCTATGA
- the cysC gene encoding adenylyl-sulfate kinase, with translation MTVAAERPAVTTGRVVWFTGLSGAGKSTLASALYAELHARGVSVELLDGDAVRENLSKGLGFTKADRDTNVRRIGFVAGLLAKHGVTVLVSAISPYADTRREVLASFPDALEVFVDAPLEVVTERDVKGLYLRAIAGEIPHFTGVSDPYEAPESPDVHLETHKISVEDGVRQLLGRLGL, from the coding sequence GTGACCGTCGCCGCCGAGCGTCCTGCGGTAACCACCGGCCGTGTGGTGTGGTTCACCGGCCTGAGCGGTGCCGGCAAGAGCACCCTGGCAAGCGCGCTGTACGCCGAACTGCACGCGCGCGGCGTGTCGGTGGAGCTGCTGGATGGCGACGCCGTGCGCGAGAACCTGTCCAAGGGGCTGGGCTTCACCAAGGCAGACCGCGACACCAACGTCCGCCGCATCGGGTTCGTGGCGGGCCTGCTGGCCAAGCATGGCGTGACGGTGCTGGTCAGCGCGATCAGCCCCTACGCCGACACCCGGCGCGAGGTGCTGGCGTCGTTTCCCGACGCGCTGGAAGTGTTCGTGGACGCGCCGCTGGAGGTCGTCACCGAGCGCGACGTGAAGGGCCTCTACCTGCGCGCCATCGCCGGCGAGATCCCGCACTTCACGGGCGTGAGCGATCCCTACGAGGCACCCGAGTCGCCCGACGTTCACCTGGAAACGCACAAGATCAGCGTCGAGGACGGCGTGCGGCAGCTGCTGGGGCGGTTGGGGCTGTGA